The Mercurialis annua linkage group LG8, ddMerAnnu1.2, whole genome shotgun sequence genome window below encodes:
- the LOC130014462 gene encoding uncharacterized protein LOC130014462, which yields MANIAPELMKPDIAADNEGIAHGLAVYESPSLKRKAAFDGSSDTDEEKKDKSDGDCASAVASESSGEKKEADASASEGGEDDTASEGSEDDTASEGSEDDTASEGGEDAAASEGGEAAAASEGGEAAAAAAAAAKAAAKAASAESDEAYFACFETEKERNEMREYCRILEESDGFDIGQALTKKHIGGRVKIDVNDFEDALLTNCIDAIKLIIKHRNKKKGANLEFVEVTMANYTGCTHFWVTFTARNKTTEKLDTYQSQMFYNKSCSRPKVNLFRLKPSGGTTAIQA from the exons ATGGCTAACATCGCGCCGGAGTTGATGAAGCCGGACATTGCTGCTGATAATGAAGGCATTGCGCATGGCCTTGCCGTTTACGAATCACCGTCGCTGAAGCGAAAGGCTGCTTTTGACGGCAGTTCTGATACTGACGAGGAGAAGAAGGACAAGAGCGATGGGGATTGTGCTTCTGCTGTTGCTTCTGAAAGCAGCGGAGAGAAAAAAGAGGCAGATGCTTCTGCTTCTGAAGGCGGCGAAGATGATACTGCTTCTGAAGGCAGCGAGGATGATACTGCTTCTGAAGGCAGCGAGGATGATACTGCTTCTGAAGGCGGTGAAGATGCTGCTGCTTCTGAAGGCGGTGAAGCTGCTGCTGCTTCTGAAGGCGGTgaagctgctgctgctgctgctgctgctgctaaaGCTGCTGCTAAAGCTGCTTCTGCTGAATCGGACGAAGCTTATTTCGCTTGTTTTGAAACCGAGAAAGAAAGAAACGAAATGCGGGAGTATTGCAGAATTCTGGAGGAGTCTGAT ggttttgatatcgGACAGGCTCTCACTAAGAAGCATATTGGTGGTAGAGTCAAAATTGATGTGAATGATTTCGAAGATGCTCTTCTTACCAACTGCATTGACGCTATCAAGCTTATAATTAAGCATCGGAACAAGAAGAAG GGTGCAAATTTGGAATTTGTGGAGGTGACTATGGCAAATTATACAGGATGTACTCATTTTTGGGTAACCTTTACAGCTAGAAACAAGACTACAGAAAAGCTGGACACTTATCAATCACAGATGTTTTACAATAAGAGTTGTAGCAGGCCTAAAGTCAATTTGTTCAGGCTTAAACCAAGTGGAGGCACTACAG CTATCCAAGCTTAA